GCGACTCGTTGGGATTCATCGGGGTCGGCCGGATGGGAGGGCCGATGGCTCTCCGTCTGCTGGACGCCGGTCACTCGCTCTGCGTGTGCGACATCAACCCGGCAGCCGTACAACCACTCGCCGCGCGGGGCGCCCGCGTCGTCGCCACCCCGGCCGACGTTGCGTCGGCGGCCGAGACCGTGTTCGTGAGCCTCCCGACGCCCGACGTCGTCCAGGCTGTGGCCCTCGGCGAGAAAGGGGTGATCCACGGCACGCGGGTCCGCAGATACGTGGATCTCTCCACGACCGGTCCGCGGGTCGCCAGGATTGTGTCGGACGGTCTCGGAGCCCGAGGGATTACGGCCATCGACGCCCCGGTCAGCGGCGGTGTCGCCGGCGCCCGGGCGGGCACGCTCGCGGTCATGGTGTCCGGCCCGAAGGACACCGTCCAGGCGCTGCAGCCCCTACTGGCAATCTTCGGCCGCGTCTTCTTCACGGGTGAGCGGGCGGGCTTGGCCCAGACGGCGAAGCTCGCCAACAACCTGCTGTCGGCGGCGGCGCTGGTCGTCTCCTCAGAAGCGCTCGCCATGGGGGTGAAGGCCGGCCTCGACCCTCGGGTGCTCATCGACATCATCAACTCGGGCAGCGGCCGAAACAGCGCGACCCAGGACAAATTCCCCCGGGCCGTCCTCACCCGAACCTTCGACTTCGGTTTCGCCACCGCCCTGT
The Dehalococcoidia bacterium DNA segment above includes these coding regions:
- a CDS encoding NAD(P)-dependent oxidoreductase gives rise to the protein MGSDSLGFIGVGRMGGPMALRLLDAGHSLCVCDINPAAVQPLAARGARVVATPADVASAAETVFVSLPTPDVVQAVALGEKGVIHGTRVRRYVDLSTTGPRVARIVSDGLGARGITAIDAPVSGGVAGARAGTLAVMVSGPKDTVQALQPLLAIFGRVFFTGERAGLAQTAKLANNLLSAAALVVSSEALAMGVKAGLDPRVLIDIINSGSGRNSATQDKFPRAVLTRTFDFGFATALSYKDVRLCVDEAEALGVPMVVGAAVREMLAVTNARFGPDSDFTSVAKVLEEWAGVEIRG